A single Nicotiana tabacum cultivar K326 chromosome 5, ASM71507v2, whole genome shotgun sequence DNA region contains:
- the LOC142181036 gene encoding uncharacterized protein LOC142181036, with protein MHQSIAYGIAKVYPESYHEICMYHLEQNLKRRKVKSEVIKLLQSAVRVYRRKEFDLYMSDITKVDKKTYDYLMEEPPERWARSCSLGRRYDMLTTNIVESMNSVLLEARVLPILRMMDFIQVKLQCWFYKRRNEAEETFYDVSCWVEEELKKKIDLAFTLNVFPVDSWRSRVEEEGITFLVDLNKRIYDCF; from the exons ATGCATCAATCTATTGCATATGGCATTGCAAAGGTATATCCTGAAAGCTATCATGAGATTTGTATGTATCATTTGGAGCAGAACCTAAAGCGAAGGAAAGTGAAAAGTGAGGTCATAAAACTTCTCCAAAGTGCTGTAAGAGTATACAGGCGCAAAGAATTTGATTTATACATGTCAGATATAACAAAAGTAGATAAGAAAACTTATGACTACTTGATGGAAGAACCACCGGAAAGGTGGGCACGTTCTTGTAGTCTAGGACGAAGAtatgacatgctcacaacaaacATAGTTGAGTCAATGAATTCTGTCCTATTAGAAGCAAGGGTGTTGCCTATATTAAGAATGATGGATTTCATTCAAGTGAAGCTACAATGTTGGTTTtataaaagaagaaatgaagcagaAGAAACTTTTTATGATGTTTCTTGTTGGGTAGaggaggaattgaagaaaaagatagaTTTAGCATTTACTTTGAAT GTCTTCCCTGTTGACTCATGGCGTtctagagttgaagaagaaggaatAACTTTCTTGGTGGACTTAAACAAAAGAATATATGATTGTTTTTAG